The nucleotide window AAATCTCGATACAAATGGTACTTTGTCTATTTCTGACACAGGGACAATAAATCCTCTCATCTTTCTTTGTCCCCATAGACGGATTTCATTTAAGGGAGCAGTGTCGGAGGCAGAGGTGCGGGACAGCAGTGTGGAGATGCTGCAAAGCTACTTAACCAGCATCACTGAATCTATTGTGGGCTCAGTCGATCAGTGTCCTCCGGTCATGAGAGTGGCCTTCAAACAACTGCACAAGAGAGTAGAGGAGCAATTTGCTGAGCCCGAGAACGAGGTCAGTCTGGAGCAAAACACTTTGAGAATACAAGCTGGAAACGCTTTTCTAAGCCCGTCgatgtattttttattcattttacactCCTTTTACATGTTTCATATCCAGCTACCACTCTGTACTCTACAATCTGACACTGAGTGACAGTCCTCCGATTTATAAACTTTTCCCATCAAATTCACTTTACTTTTGCAGGACGTGAAGTATCTGGCCATCAGTGGGTTCTTCTTCCTGCGTTTCTTCGCTCCTGCCATCCTCACACCTAAACTGTTCCAGCTGAGAGACCAGCACGCGGACACGCGCACAAGCAGAACCCTGTTACTACTGGCCAAGGTACGATGCACAACACAGACGTGCGCACAGACACCGCTATGAATAATTCATTCATGTACAGACATCACACTTAAGTgcagaagaaacaaacagtgaaagacGTGGATGCACGGGAGGCGAGTAATTTCTAGCAACAATTCGGAAACAGGAAGACAAAATGGACATTTAAACTATGTGTATAGACAAAAGCAAATTATGACGATTGAATTTCGCATGCAGCAAACTTTGCAGTGGAACGATACCTTCTCAGGTTATGCTGCGCTCGAACATCCTGTCTCGACTGGAAATAGATCAAACTGCAAAAGgcagacacagaaaaaagaaTTGTCGCACTGGCAATAAAAGCCTCTGGTAGTTTCTAACTAAGCTCATCAGACTGTTGAATGGTCGTGATCACCAAGAGTCatacataaacaacacaaacaacctcAATATCATTAAAAACAGGGAGGTCACCGCCACACATTAAAAGTGAAACGTCGCTGGCTGCTGTCCGCGGTGCTGAAGTGCTGTTGCCATGGGTCCTCCACGGAGAAAGGGAACAAgctatttttacatttgtgcGCGCTGTGACCAGACTGCGGTTCAAAGCCCGAGCATCAGAGACGGGCTGCAGAGTGGGACTTCCTCCTCGCCCTAGGCCAGGTGTGGGCCGGACAAAGGGCCTCACAGCATGCTTGGCCAGATTAACCCTTTTGATCTCTGACTTTGAGATGTGCAGTCACTCACAGCGAGCACTGTCAGTTCATGTGCTGGAGATGTGGGCATTGAGTggatgttgttgtgtgtctgtgctcgcCAGGCGTTGCAAAGTGTCGGGAACCTGGGCCTTCAGCTGGGTCACGGAAAGGAGCAGTGGATGGCGCCTCTTCATCCCATCATTCTTCGCAGCGTGGCGTCTGTGAAAGACTTCCTCGACAAGTTAATCGACATAGACCATGACATTGGTAAGACTGGGAACCGTGGGATAGAAGGTAGAGTTCAGAGGTCAAGCTCTTGATTAATTAAATGTTGCGAATGTTGCGAGTTGCCAGCAGCCCCAAGCCGATGATATAAGGATTCGGTGAAAACAATACTGTGGCTCCTTGGTAAAATATTCATAAGTTGTTGGAAGTGTAGACAAGAGATGTGATGGTTAATGAGGTGGTGGGGAGCTGGAGCGAGAGACCTCAGGCGCTTGTACAGGCCACACTGGTTACCCAACATGTCTGGGCTGCTTTCTCACCATCAGGTGTCAGTGAGGCTCTTGTTGTTGTGAAGCATCTTCCCCCTCTGACATATCGTGTTTCAGCCTCTTTCGGCACATCACACCCACTCTTTTCTCTTAAAGGCCAGTTTGACATTTACTGTCTTCTGGAGGATTTGGAATGCAGGAGTGGATGCTTGTTCTTTGAATTCTTCACACGCTGATGGTCGGAGGCGTTGTCAATAGCAAAGCGCTGAAAATAAAGACGTGTACTGTAGTTAAACAATTGTAGCCTGGCTGCTTATTGTCACAGCACcaccttgtgtctgtgtggatgaaCGTGCCATTATATGCACCTCACAAACTCTCTCCTTGTTCCTGCAGTGTCCGAGGTGCCTCAGAGGGCCGTGTTCATGCCGTCTGTCACAGTCAAAGAGGGATTCCTCCACAAACACAAGACAGAGGGGCCCCAGCTGCTGTCCCGCTTCGCCTTCAAGAAACGCTACTTCTGGTTGACCAGTGAGACGCTGTCCTATGCCAAGACCCCTGAGTGGCAGGTTAGTACTAGACTAACAGGCCAGAACCTacactggaaaaagacaaatgtttacaATGTTTAGAAAATgacttaaaaacaaaattgaTCAAAGGTAGGATTGGTAAAAACAATTTCGGAAACacttttttaatcttgtttgttgaaatccttttcatgtcccgatagccatcaataaattatgaaatagtttttttttctgtggccCTCGCGGGACTGGGTTAAACacaaccaatcatttcattcggACCAAATGATTGGCTGGCGTATCTGTCTGACACTTACAGACCCGACCGCCTGCAGACACCCTGCCCGTGCTCTCACTGTGCAGGACCGGAGTCTTCAGCCGGAGAGACATAGAACGCTGAAGATCAAGTGCAAATCCAATTGTTACACATAAGTTAAGACGGGGTCAACAGTACAATAAAAAGTGTTGGACAAAAAGGACAAGTCAGCTCAGCAATTCAATAAGAGCAATGCTATAGAGAATATAAGGTAAGAAAAAagagaacatttaaataaagtaaatttaaatatGGTAAAGGGCTCAATATAAGAATACAATACTAGAAAAAATAGTGACAAGTGTATACAATAAAAGTACATGTACTAATAAGTTATTGCACATTTTTTTCAGAGGGAAATGAACAACAGGCAAATAGTCAGAGGATTGTTGGACGTGAATTGAATCAGAAGCATAAACGACAGGCAGGAGTTAACGCTtcagcaacaacagaaaaaaacggCTTCCAGCAGTTGATCGTCCGTGCACGTTCACGTGTCGTGGGGGCGTACGTTTGTCAAGAGGGCTTATgggtgtggggggagggggcggCAGTGTAGCATGCTCttgctattttatttattccagGCATACCAACccttgtttttattcatcctAGAAGTTATATTGATGCAAATTATAGATTTAAcgaatttatttaaaaagtaaaaaaaattgtgtgtaTATCTTATGTTTTGTGTACAGCTTGAgtttaataacttttttattatATGGCAAATACATGCTTATTTATTAAGTTCAATCAGGGTCCCATGATAGTGACTAATTCCTTATTAGAAGCTGATCGTGCTTGTGACGATGAATCGGTCACTGCCCTTTGATGGACGTTCATCAACTTGTCTCccaaacagaggaaacattttaGTCCTCCACAGCTCCctttaatgtatttgtgttgatCTCCTTGTGAGAACATCATTAGTGTTATTACCATGTGGTGCTGAGCCTTGTGATAATGATCTCCTCTTATTCACCagccagagagggagaggggagcgGGCTCTCTCCACCTCTGTAAAAAGCTCTCTCTTTGAGCGACTGGAATGAAAGCGAGCGTTAATTGAAGGCTGTGGATATTCATGCTAACATTGCAAATCAGATTGCAGACAATGTCCTGACCCCTTTCCTCCATGTTGGCGCACTCCAGTCTTAGCGAGACGAGCTCCCATTGGAAGTGGCTGATTTACACTTTAAAGCGGCCTTTGCTGACGAGCTGAtctcatctccacttcctcctggcCTCACACCAAGCCTCCGACCCTAATGTGGACAAACTATTTCAGCATCAGACGCCTTTCCACTAATTTTCTCTGTGATCAAACCACACTTCTCTCAAACCTCGGGCTAAACTGCTCGAGGCATGATCCGTCATTACCGGTCCGTTCATCCTTGTGTTAATTGGCGCTGTGGTCTGTTGTTCAATCGTTGCAGGTGCGCTCCTCCATCCccgtgcagtgtgtgtgtgccgtggAGAGGGCGGATGAAAATGCCTTTCAGCAGCAGAATGTAATGCAGGTCATCACCCAGGACAACGACGGACAGATGCACACCATGTACATCCAGTGCAAGGTGCATTGGTACTGACACCAGCCATTAGCCAAACAAGTCCCTGACCTTTTTCAGTTTGCCACAAAAAATGTTTATGCAGGCACAGGAAAAGCATTTATCGCTTCAACCACTTTGGGAAAAATTTCTGATCTTAGattgtatatattttcaaatgaaatagtAGAATGATTGTATAtatgttcattttatttaaatatttcttcatcaccaagtttttttttttgtccctgttgtgtttttccttagatagatagttagaacATCATTAAATTGAGTTGGAACTCCCTGGCAGGTCCAGGGATTTATTTTCActcaacattgtgagattgatttctcagagaataattcattgagcttgatgaaaaaaatctggcagaTATTTTTTGCAATTTGTGACAGCTCCAAATAAAAATTCAAATCTAGTAAATTGAAAGGTGATATCACAAGGGGACTGTTTGTGTCTTGGCAGAGGTGTGCACTGTACTGAGTGTAAGGTTATAAACTGGTTATTACTCCTGGGtgacactgttttgttttgcctGAACAGAACGTGAACGAGCTGAACCAGTGGCTGTCAGCGATCAGGAAAGTCAGCATCTACAATGAGCGCATGCTGCCCTCTTTCCACCCAGGGGCTCATCGCAGTGGCAAGTGGACGTGCTGTCTGCAGGCAGACCGTGCAGGTAATCCTGTTCTTACCACTCCTGATGATGGACGGCCCTTCTGTAACCAGTCAAGGTGCTATGTTACTATATCACCAGTTTTAATTGTACTCTTGTGGGATAAAGTAGCTCAGATTACAATCACAACTATGTTGAATTACACCCAAGATGCCCTCAGAAGGATTATCATGAATTAACAGTATCCCAGAGTTTAATCTGTATGTAGACTTACATGTACTACATAAATAATTCACTCTCTTACTTTAGTCCTGTTCTACTTTTTTGTAGCTGGTGTTAAAGAAAGCACGAGTTCCTGATGATTCATATTTTGTGACTAAACGTTCAGGTTGTTGCTGCCATGTCGTTGTTGCCTCGGGTGGAGAAGGAGCTCTGAAGATCCTAATGTGGTTTTCCCTGAGCAATTACATTACGTTACTGTTTGAAAGCTGCTTCTGATTACAAACTTAAAATTATACAGTTGcttgttgtgggaactgttggtttTCTCTATAATTTTTAAGTTCTGGACCTTActaatgtattattataatattctCTTATTCTATTCAGTGATTTGGAGCTATGCAATTATTtaaaattcttttttttctcagtccTAATCTGCACCTTTTCAGAACATTAAAAGTGattgtttatattgtgtgtgtttcctgtagtAATACCAGAATTTGGGGTTTAATTGCTATTCCCACTGAAAACTGTGAGACTCCCATCAGGGATATTTGTGTGACCCTCATATGTTCAGTTACAGGCTGCAGTAGAACCCACTCGGCTGTGACTCTGGGCGATTGGAGCGACCCGCTGGATCCTGACGTTGAGACTCAGACCATTTACAAGGAGCTTCTGCAGGGCAGAGAGAAACTGAGGTCAGCAGAGGGAACAGCCCCTGTATGGGTGTAGTACATTTACTGGACACTAGAGGTCCATGTTGCAACATGGGACAACACTTCtctgctgtgtctgtttgtgtttcttgacCCTCTAATCAAACATTGAGCTGTGAGGGTCTGCAGACAAAGCAGCTATCAGAGAAGGGTGTGTGATCCTGTGATTCATTCCTGTGACTGACACTGCAGGAAAAAATATGTGGAGATGCCGGATGCTGATCAGGCGCAGAGCAATAAAGGAAAGATCAGCCCTGACGTTCTCCCAGGTGAGGCTGCATCTGCTACATCACAGATCTAACTAAATTTCCAGCTAAGGCACAAGGATGCTCTTTGCATTATCTACATGATTacattgtctttgttttaacGGCTTAGTGCTCTTTCTCATAGATGGGGCAGAGTGCAACGTTCAGCTCCTGAAGCCAGGTCAGAGCATGGTCGCCCGGCTGATGGCGGTTCTAGAGGATCTGGAGCAGGCCCACGCCACCTTCCAGcgcagagagaagcaggaggccaCCAGTGTCACTCTGAATCCCTAGACTCCATCATTACACCGGGACCCACTGATGGAGAgaggcagggggcggggctgcATCCTGAACGAACACATTTGAGCATCAGATATCCTCCTCCCTCTCGGCTGTCAGGGAGAGAAAGTGGCCCCAGGATGTGCCCTCCTCCAGCCATTTAGTTCACGCCTCGCTGTGAAGAGCACTAGAAACTCTCCCATCTTGAATCTGTTTGCATTCCCCGAGCGCCACTGGCTTCAACAGCGCCGGGGAGAGAAGCATGATCTGACTCGGATATTTTCTAATGTATATAACAAGCAATCTGTTGCATGGCCTGCATCCActtgttgttgaaatgtgacAAGAAGCTTTTATATTTCTAAAGAACCTGTACAGGACCTGGGTCGCACGTTTTTATGCAAACGGCTTGTTGTAGTGTAATCTACAGTAACTGAATGTAAG belongs to Platichthys flesus chromosome 3, fPlaFle2.1, whole genome shotgun sequence and includes:
- the LOC133932911 gene encoding rasGAP-activating-like protein 1; the encoded protein is MAQNTSLYFRIVEGRNLPAKDVSGTSDPYCLVKVDNEVVARTATVWKNLNPFWGEEYTLHLPMGFHSLSFHVMDEDTIGHDDVIGKISLNKEAIRSPAKGLDNWLNLTRVDPDEEVQGEIHLSVLLLKDTEKISLRCQIIEARDLAPRDITGTSDPFARVIFNNHSAETSIIKKTRFPHWGESLELEVDPEELSVEGNITVEVWDWDMVGKNDFLGKVEIPLACLHKTPLLEGWFRLLPLGNNEVDAGGKLGALRLKVRLVEDRILPSVYYQPLIDLLVESVISPTEVEDSSALTMLEDVTTVESRQDVAMTLVKIYLGQGLVVPFLDYLNTREVNHTTDPNTLFRSNSLASKAMEQFMKAVGMLYLHEVLKPIINRIFDEKKYIELDPCKIDLNRTRRISFKGAVSEAEVRDSSVEMLQSYLTSITESIVGSVDQCPPVMRVAFKQLHKRVEEQFAEPENEDVKYLAISGFFFLRFFAPAILTPKLFQLRDQHADTRTSRTLLLLAKALQSVGNLGLQLGHGKEQWMAPLHPIILRSVASVKDFLDKLIDIDHDIVSEVPQRAVFMPSVTVKEGFLHKHKTEGPQLLSRFAFKKRYFWLTSETLSYAKTPEWQVRSSIPVQCVCAVERADENAFQQQNVMQVITQDNDGQMHTMYIQCKNVNELNQWLSAIRKVSIYNERMLPSFHPGAHRSGKWTCCLQADRAVTGCSRTHSAVTLGDWSDPLDPDVETQTIYKELLQGREKLRKKYVEMPDADQAQSNKGKISPDVLPDGAECNVQLLKPGQSMVARLMAVLEDLEQAHATFQRREKQEATSVTLNP